A window of bacterium genomic DNA:
AACGAATGGAAGAATTCGATCTGCGTCCGTTCCTTGGCCGCAAAGAACTGGACGTCATCTACCAGCAGCAGATCAATGGAGCGGTAGCGGTGGGAAAAGTCGGTGGTCTGCCGGGACTGCACGGACTGAATAAAGTCCGCGGTGAAGCGCTCGGCGCTCACATACAGTACACGGTGCGTCTTGTATTTGGCCAGCACCCGGTTGCCGATAGCCTGCAGCAGATGGGTTTTGCCGAGGCCGGTTCCGCCGTAAATCAGCAGTGGATTCCACGGGCTGCGGTGCGCCACGTCGGCGACGGCCATGCAGGCCGCGCGGGCAAAGGAGTTGGAGTCCCCTTCGATAAAATTCTCGAACTGGTAGCGGGGATTGAGAAAGGTCTCGATCTCCTCACTGACCGTTTCGGAAGGGGAGTGCACGCGCGGCATCGCGGGAGCAGTTACTTCTCCCTTGTGGGGCTGCACATACAGCTTAAGCCGGATTCCTTCGCCGCTGACCTTGCGCAGTGCGGTCTCAAGATTCCTGATATAGTGGCCTTCGATCCATTCCCTGTGGAACTGGCTGGGAACCGCGAGCACCAGGGCGTTGCTCTCCAGTTTCTGCGGGACTAAGGGCTGGATCCACGTTACAAAACTCTGATCGGGAATCTGACTCTTAAAAGCATCAAGCAACGCGGCCCATAATTCGGTCGCGGAGGAGTAGTCAAAAGAAGTCA
This region includes:
- the dnaA gene encoding chromosomal replication initiator protein DnaA, which translates into the protein MTSFDYSSATELWAALLDAFKSQIPDQSFVTWIQPLVPQKLESNALVLAVPSQFHREWIEGHYIRNLETALRKVSGEGIRLKLYVQPHKGEVTAPAMPRVHSPSETVSEEIETFLNPRYQFENFIEGDSNSFARAACMAVADVAHRSPWNPLLIYGGTGLGKTHLLQAIGNRVLAKYKTHRVLYVSAERFTADFIQSVQSRQTTDFSHRYRSIDLLLVDDVQFFAAKERTQIEFFHSFNTLYQNGKRIVMTSDRPVSDMAGFDQRLISRFDSGLVTNIDPPDYETRVAILRTKAEQDHFPLTRDVADFLASHVTSNIRDLEGAYVTLAARCQLMRVPPVLDLAREVLRCRSGQNGMRPPTEKIISAVAEHFRVTPEALRGKSRKKELVFARMIGIMLMTEHTALSLKAIGEAFGGRDHSTVIHARDTIHDRRVAQDPEVLNALRTLSQTLAVSTLLSGQR